The Humulus lupulus chromosome 4, drHumLupu1.1, whole genome shotgun sequence genome has a window encoding:
- the LOC133833084 gene encoding uncharacterized protein LOC133833084, with protein MSDQVERMCRLLEASQQWSDEAIKTLTEAQARLEAEIVELRRSAGATRNTQAHENLDSNRSDVLVDRVNPPPHNTNPGNGQSQAIPPSSGTDGRQAPTSGTQGRAEAEPAGPAQPTTDVRPQHTVPQVAHDSPSEGRVPSICFLDSWKEDMMREMMQKFSDGRSAYATDHLDLVSRTTEKSPFSEWIMNEPKPRNFIIPSLPTFNGKGDPLNHLFQFQQKMALEANNEAIQCKVFSTTFSGPALLWFRQLKARSLNSFNDLRRSFLQQYSTNREAPRTMVDLYRIEQGENEHPKAYLQRFIDLVHQIHDVDPLTAANLFVKRLQVGSLLHENLTMTPPYDMADVQTRAEGVFRVLEFQERAQKKTALISAPPANNPPPPARDDKRKRNQKDHTKEGKRPRQDRQPSRYPSFEYTVPQEVIYEENKDRPIWREPYKINTPSDRRDKSRYCLFHKDHGHTIAECHNLNNQIQALMRSGRLTQYIKETGEPGASRQNTASAPAPPTSDPVHTASDSTPEPLKQVPMIHRIVEPTDNQEHATKIHKRMEERVKRYKSLGHVVNLVTSEERSYTASAVTFTDEDLKGVHLPHDDPLVISLQVDHCQLGRVLIDGGSGVDILFWEAFQKMGLEEDQIRPSTMPILGFNSHRVYPKGVVRLTVVAAERALPVDFLIIDSTTSYNAIMGRGWIHRMHGVVSTLHQVMRCQSLNGRYTVDIKGCQKQAKKCFLTLKEINSSASHEDSPDK; from the coding sequence ATGAGCGACCAGGTCGAAAGGATGTGTCGTTTGTTAGAGGCAAGCCAGCAGTGGTCCGACGAGGCAATCAAGACATTAACCGAAGCCCAAGCTAGGCTTGAAGCAGAGATTGTTGAGCTGCGCAGGTCCGCTGGCGCAACTCGCAACACCCAAGCCCACGAGAATCTTGATTCTAACAGATCTGACGTTCTAGTCGACCGTGTTAATCCCCCACCTCACAACACGAACCCGGGTAACGGGCAATCACAAGCCATCCCCCCATCCTCTGGGACCGACGGGCGACAAGCCCCAACCTCTGGCACGCAAGGGCGGGCTGAAGCAGAACCCGCTGGACCCGCTCAGCCAACAACCGACGTCCGGCCTCAACACACCGTACCTCAAGTCGCACACGATTCTCCCTCTGAAGGTCGCGTTCCCTCGATCTGTTTCTTGGACAGCTGGAAAGAAGACATGATGAGGGaaatgatgcagaagttctcAGATGGGCGATCCGCCTACGCCACTGACCATTTGGATCTTGTATCAAGAACCACTGAAAAATCGCCTTTCTCGGAATGGATTATGAATGAGCCAAAGCCACGGAACTTCATTATCCCTTCCCTGCCTACATTCAATGGAAAAGGAGACCCGCTAAACCACCTATTTCAATTTCAACAAAAGATGGCATTAGAAGCTAATAACGAAGCCATACAATGCAAAGTCTTTTCAACAACTTTCTCCGGGCCGGCTCTGTTATGGTTCCGACAATTAAAGGCCCGATCACTCAACAGTTTTAATGATCTCCGACGGTCCTTCTTACAGCAGTACAGCACGAACCGAGAGGCTCCCAGAACAATGGTCGATCTCTATCGAATTGAACAAGGAGAGAATGAACATCCAAAGGCATACTTACAGCGTTTCATTGACCTCGTGCATCAAATCCACGACGTTGACCCACTCACCGCAGCAAATCTCTTCGTCAAAAGATTGCAGGTGGGGTCACTCTTGCATGAGAATCTCACTATGACACCACCATACGACATGGCAGACGTGCAGACCCGAGCCGAGGGCGTCTTCAGGGTCCTAGAATTTCAAGAGCGCGCACAAAAGAAGACTGCACTCATTTCTGCTCCCCCAGCGAATAACCCTCCACCACCTGCCAGGGATGACAAGAGGAAGCGAAACCAAAAAGATCATACGAAGGAAGGAAAAAGGCCAAGACAGGATCGACAGCCATCGCGGTACCCATCCTTCGAATACACCGTCCCGCAAGAAgtcatttatgaagaaaataaagataGGCCTATCTGGCGAGAGCCCTACAAAATTAACACTCCATCTGACAGAAGGGATAAAAGCAGATACTGTCTCTTCCACAAAGATCACGGTCATACGATCGCTGAATGCCACAATCTGAACAATCAGATCCAAgccctcatgaggagtgggcGGCTTACCCAATACATCAAGGAGACAGGCGAACCAGGCGCCTCGCGGCAGAACACAGCTTCGGCCCCCGCTCCGCCGACGTCAGACCCCGTACACACTGCCTCTGACAGTACCCCGGAGCCTCTTAAACAAGTCCCTATGATCCACAGAATCGTAGAACCCACCGATAATCAAGAGCACGCGACTAAAATCCATAAGAGGATGGAAGAACGAGTGAAGCGGTATAAATCATTAGGCCACGTAGTCAATCTCGTCACTTCAGAAGAAAGAAGCTACACAGCCTCTGCTGTCACCTTCACTGACGAAGACCTGAAGGGCGTCCACCTGCCTCAtgatgatccactcgtcatttcCTTACAAGTTGACCACTGCCAGCTGGGCAGAGTTCTGATCGATGGGGGTAGTGGGGTCGACatcctcttctgggaagccttccaGAAAATGGGACTAGAGGAGGATCAGATCCGACCCTCCACCATGCCCATTCTGGGATTCAATAGCCACAGAGTCTATCCGAAGGGCGTCGTTCGATTAACTGTGGTAGCTGCAGAACGCGCCCTTCCAGTAGACTTCCTCATTATAGACTCCACCACGAGCTATAACGCCATCATGGGGAGAGGTTGGATCCACCGGATGCACGGGGTAGTATCCACTCTACATCAGGTGATGCGGTGTCAATCACTCAACGGCCGATACACTGTCGACATCAAAGGCTGCCAGAAGCAGGCCAAAAAGTGCTTCCTTaccttaaaagaaataaatagctCTGCCTCCCATGAAGACTCTCCTGACAAATAG